ACTTGGTCAAGCCTGCCTCTAACACGGAAGTACCGTCTTCGGCGTCCACGCAGTCGAACATCAACAAGAGAGCCGAAGCATTTCGCGCGGCACCGCACAAGCTGAAGGATCGATTCCTGCACTACGCTATGCGTGACCCAGCAACAGGCGAGCTAGTCCTTAGCCTTGAGGGATTTGTTCGCTGCATGCTCTTGTTGCCGgacgacggtggtgctgatgtGTTATGGCGTCATGCGGGCTCTGGAGCCACACGCAAAAGCGACGCGGCAATGCAGCAGAACCCCTCGAGAGCTTTTCCTGGAACGGCTGGCACTACGGTCGACTCTTTATTCGCAAAGGCTATCAGCAGCCGAGGACAGTCGCGGCGCCGTTATTCCtggctgctgcagctacCTCCacctgtgctgcagcgcttcaTTCAGCTCTTCCACTGGATCGATCTCGACGAAAGCAACTTGATCGGATACGCTGAATTCGTGGTGCTCTTCACCTTTCTGTCCACCCCACAGCAAACACTCGAGCGCGCCTTCAGAGTATTCGACTTAGGCGATAACGGCCGCCTGAACGAGTGGGAGTTCTGCCACCTGTTAAACACAATCATGGTGGATCCGGCGGTGCAGGTCCgctacgctgctgcagtgagtGGCGCTGGTAACATTGGAGAGGACGACGCAGCGgcctcgccctcctcagcATGCACTTCGGCAACACCTcatgccaccaccaccaccaccacagcaacgACTCCGTACTCGACCCCTCGTCCGTCATTTACCCCCGAGGCAGCCAAgttggcagcagtggcggcggtcgcCTCCGTCGCTTCAGCGTCCCGCCCGTGCACAGCGGGACACACAGGCGCCTTGCGGCGCAACGCGCAGGAACGGCATCGTCACAAGGATTCCCTGACGTATGAACTCTCATCAGAGCTAATGCGTCCATTCCTCTTCGGACCTTTGCCACTGCACATCGGCGCCCCGCCTG
Above is a window of Leishmania panamensis strain MHOM/PA/94/PSC-1 chromosome 22 sequence DNA encoding:
- a CDS encoding hypothetical protein (TriTrypDB/GeneDB-style sysID: LpmP.22.0830~partially sequenced multicopy gene), yielding MTLIRRMLAFSSGVAAGVSTAPYLCVPDRTPVAPRSCLQTCDTRCSASGCHGGSSSGNPAEKNGIDAASGPARVACVTESLLALYGGVCDLLNMATRALVEATANAAATGVHRATSATTAEHTHNSPVCSNDTAAQCADCHLRGATEEERHLVKPASNTEVPSSASTQSNINKRAEAFRAAPHKLKDRFLHYAMRDPATGELVLSLEGFVRCMLLLPDDGGADVLWRHAGSGATRKSDAAMQQNPSRAFPGTAGTTVDSLFAKAISSRGQSRRRYSWLLQLPPPVLQRFIQLFHWIDLDESNLIGYAEFVVLFTFLSTPQQTLERAFRVFDLGDNGRLNEWEFCHLLNTIMVDPAVQVRYAAAVSGAGNIGEDDAAASPSSACTSATPHATTTTTTATTPYSTPRPSFTPEAAKLAAVAAVASVASASRPCTAGHTGALRRNAQERHRHKDSLTYELSSELMRPFLFGPLPLHIGAPPGSTHYDRKAALTAGAVASSTSAVSALPVISDSAWWRQWGQTLRSLLSKVWTPYSSCAPASCGAEYSTLPLASVTASASTAAAAAPSHLSHLQMVAQEDSLLHAVSYPTFLYRVNYLRWELRAIEFSLCDPANTGAISLDDCRRLLCGDGRG